GTGCTGAAAATCGGCATCGTGCAGCGCTTTGGCGACGAACCGCAGGACGTGCTGACGCTGCAACCTGCCGAGGGCGATCGCCTCTCGCTCCGCTTCAAAACCGACGACGGGCAAGACCAGACCGTGACCACTGCCGCCCCGGTGAGGGTGGGTGTGGTGATGGAGCCGCTGCCAGAGCCAAAGGTGGTGGAAAAAGTGGTGTTGGGCAACCACCGCAGCTTTGAGAGCGCAGAAGACCAGGCCAACCAGTGGCGATCGCGCGGCATCGAGGTAGAACTGGCCCAGCCGCGCCAGTGGCAGGTATGGGCCAAGCGAGACACCTACGAAACGCCGCTGGTACGTCGGCTGCTGCTGAAGAATTTGCAAGCTCAGGGCGCACGCACCGCCTTTATCGATCGCCAGGTGCAGCGGCAGGTGCCCCGCGCTGTGCTGGAGGTGGAGGGCAACCGCCTGATGCGCGATGAGGTGGAAATTCTCTCTTCCTACAGCCGCGTGTTCGTCACCGAAGGCGAACTGCCTCCCAACGCGGCTCGCAATGCCAATGTGCCAAACCGTCGGCTCTACGGTGGCAGTCTGCGCCTCCAGCCCAACGCCTACGGCAACTATACCCTCGTCAACTACGTCCCCACGGAAACCTACCTGCGCGGTGTCGTGCCCCACGAAATTGGGCCGTCTGCGCCGCCCACCGCAGTCCAAGCTCAGGCAATTTTGGCACGCACCTATGCCCTGCGAAACCTGCGGCGATTTGCCATCGACGGCTACGAACTCTGTGCTGATACTCAGTGCCAGGTTTACAAAGGGCTGACGGGCGCGGTGGAATCGGCGGATCGGGCGATCGCCGCCACACGGGGTCAAGTGCTGACCTATCGCAACGAGCTAATCGACGCGCTCTATTCCTCCACCACGGGCGGCATCACGGCTCCTTTTGCTGACGTGTGGAACGGGCAGAACCGTCCCTACCTGCGGGCCGTGGTGGACTCCGTAGAAGGCGTGTGGGATTTGGCCAATCGCCCCCTGTCGGACGAATTGAATCTGCGAGCTTTTCTAAACCTGCGGCAGGGCTTTAATGAAGTAGGCTGGGACAGCTTCCGCTGGCGCAAGGAAAGCACTCTGGAAAACATTGCCGAAGGGCTACGCCGCTATTTGCAAAGCCAGCGCCATCCGTTTGCCAACCTGACGCGGGTGGAGTCGGTGCAGGTGGTGGAGCGATCGCCCGCCGGTCGGGTGCAAAAGCTGCTCATCCAGAGCGATCGCGGCCCAATCACCCTAGAAAAAGACGAGATTCTCCGGGCACTCTATGCCCCCACTAGTACCCTGTTCTACCTGGAACCCGTCTACGCCCAGGTGCCCATTCCCCAAAACGCGCCTAGCTCATCCGCAC
The Thermoleptolyngbya sichuanensis A183 DNA segment above includes these coding regions:
- a CDS encoding SpoIID/LytB domain-containing protein gives rise to the protein MGLSSFVNRDKAPASPDVSTQRPAFVLSGLTGAAIAAVCWLGMGDRALAQTAAPPNPVLKIGIVQRFGDEPQDVLTLQPAEGDRLSLRFKTDDGQDQTVTTAAPVRVGVVMEPLPEPKVVEKVVLGNHRSFESAEDQANQWRSRGIEVELAQPRQWQVWAKRDTYETPLVRRLLLKNLQAQGARTAFIDRQVQRQVPRAVLEVEGNRLMRDEVEILSSYSRVFVTEGELPPNAARNANVPNRRLYGGSLRLQPNAYGNYTLVNYVPTETYLRGVVPHEIGPSAPPTAVQAQAILARTYALRNLRRFAIDGYELCADTQCQVYKGLTGAVESADRAIAATRGQVLTYRNELIDALYSSTTGGITAPFADVWNGQNRPYLRAVVDSVEGVWDLANRPLSDELNLRAFLNLRQGFNEVGWDSFRWRKESTLENIAEGLRRYLQSQRHPFANLTRVESVQVVERSPAGRVQKLLIQSDRGPITLEKDEILRALYAPTSTLFYLEPVYAQVPIPQNAPSSSAPEDGETGVEANLSPSVSKPSPVATEPDAAETAPIKAAKPAEEATGNSLEAQNRVPTMTVLKGYTFVGGGLGHAVGMSQTGSYRLGRLGWSAARILSFYYPGAQLVTLNENIVFWRDPLN